GAAGTGAATGGCGTGTTCGGCCAGCCCGCCGTTGTCGCAGTAGATGCCCTCGAAGCGGTTGTTGCGCACGACCCACTTCCAACCGGCGTGCACGTCGATGCCTCCGGTGTAACAACCGCCGCAGCAGCTCTCCACCTTGGGCCGACCGGCGGCGGTCATCACGAACTCGGAGCACTCCACGCGGCCTTCGTCGATGTAACCGGGGGTGCTGCCGTTGGGGTTCACCTTCAAGAACTGCTCACCGTTGTCGATGAGCTTCGCGGCGTAGACCCGCAGGTTCTTCACGTCGACGTTTGCGCCGGGTGGGTAAGCGTGGATGGCGTGGTCGACCGCATGGGTCAAGGTCACGTGGGCGATGGTGACGTCGCTCGCGCTCACGGCAACGAGCTCGTTCACGACGTATTTTCCGTCGATGGTCACCTTCGAGGCGTCGTTGGACGCGGAGCGCAGGCTGACTCCCTTCTTGGAGAGCTGCAGCGTCGAGCTGATGTTGTAAATGCCATCAGCGAGCAAGATGGTGCTGCCCGCGGCTGCGCCTTGCACGAGGGAGTGCAGGGTCGGGCCGTCCGACGGTTTTGCGTTCACGACGGTGCCGGTCGCGGCCGCCAACGCGGGGCACGCGAGGTTCGTGCTGCCGCCGGTTCCACCGGTTGCGCCGCCACCGCTCCCGCCGCTCCCGCCGACGCCAGCGCCGCCGCCGGTCGCAGTCGTACCGCCGCCCCCGCCCGCGCCCGCGCCCGCGCCACCCCCAACGTTCGAGCCGCCGGTGTTCACGCTGCCGCCGCTGTTGGTCCCACCGGTGTTGACGCTTCCCCCCTTCCCGCCGCCGGTGCCAGCCCCACCGCTGCTCGACCCGCCGCTGCCACCGCCACCGTCATCCGAGCCGCAAGCGAGCGCGATGAACGGAAGGACCCAGACGAGAGATGAGAGTCGCATCGAGGGCGAGGATATTACGGGCCGACCCAAAGGGCCATGTAGACGTCGTCGAGGTACGCGTTCGGGCCGAGCTTCAGCCTGCGCGTCTTGCGTCCCTCTTCGACGAAGCCGAGGGCTCGATACAGCGCGAGCGCGCGATTGTTCGACGAGCGCACCTGGAGCTCGACTTTTTCGACGTCCGGGTTCGAGCGCGCCCAGCGCAAGAGCTCGTGCATGAGGGCCCTCCCGACGCCTCGACGTTGGTGGCCGTCGTGCACGGCGATCGACAAGCGCACGACGTGCGACGTCGCCGCGAGCGACAGCGGCTCCAGGCACGCATGCCCGACGACCTCGCCCGCGTGTTCTGCGACGAGGTAGTTTCCGCGGCCGCCGTCGTTGAGTTGAAGAATCAGCTCTCGAAGCCCATCGGCGTCGATCTCGTCGGGCCGCGCCGCGAGCAGACCCGGAACGCTTGCGATCGTGCGCTGGGCTGCCGCGAGCCCCGGAGCGTCGTCCGGTCGTGCTCTTCGAATGTGAGGGTCGTCCAGGGGCATGAGCTCCTCATATCACTCGTCGCGCATGGCCCGACACCGCGGGCTATCCGTCGCCATCTCCCGCGTCGACGTCGCCATCCCCCGCACAGCAAGGAGATTCATCGCTTCCACGCAGCGGTTCCGCGTCTAAAGTTGTCGCCAAGCTCGAGGAGCTGAACGGAGAGCCCGCCGCATGAAACTCGTGTCCTTTCCCACCTCACCGTTCGCGCGCAAAGTTCGCATTGCCGCCATCGAAGTGGGGGTGGCCGACCGCCTCGAAATCGTGGACGCCAATCCGCTCGCCGACGACGGCGTGGTGGCCGGGCATAACCCGCTCGGAAAAATCCCGGCGCTCGTTCTCGACGACCGCACGCTCGTGGACTCGCCGCTGATCTGCGCCTACCTCGACAGCCTCCACGATGGCCCGAAGCTTCATCCGGACGGTGACTGGCGCGCGCTCCAGCTGCAGGCGCTCGGCGACGGCATGATGGACGCCACCGTGTTGCGGCGCCTGGAGATGCTGCGCCCCGAATCGCTGCGCTCCGCGCACTGGATCGCGCGCTACGAAGCCGCCGTGCAGCGTACGCTGAGCGAGCTGACCACGCACGTGGGCGCTCTACGCGACAGCGTCACCATCGGCAGCATCAGCGTGGGTTGCGCGTTGTGGTACCTCGATCGTCGGTACGCGGAGTTGAACTGGCGTGACCGTGAGCCCGACCTTGCCGCCTGGTTCGAAGTCTGGAGCGCCCGCCCCGCCGCCACGGCGACGGCTCCACCTCCCGGCCATCCGGGGGCCACCGAAGCTCTGCGAAACGCCGGCGACACACCGCGCTGACCTGTCATCGATCTGGCTAGCCAGCGTCGCATCTGGGGACGCAACTTGACATAGTTATCGCACAAGATAATAATTGACTGGTGAGTTTCATCGTCCGCGAGTATGTCGAGGACGATGGCCGAATCCCCTTCAGGGATTGGCTGAGCCATCTGGACATGGCGGTTCGCGCTCGCGTGCAAGCGCGGATCCTTCGGTTCGAAACCGGCAACCTTGGCGACCACAAGGAAGTGGGCGGCGGGGTGTGGGAAGCGCGACTGGACTTCGGTCCGGGATACCGCCTGTACTTTGGGAGGAGTGGTCGCGAAGTGGTTCTGCTCTTGCTCGGCGGCGACAAGAAGTCACAGAACAGGGACATCAAGCGAGCTCGAGAACTTTGGCGCAAGTACGCGATGGAGTTGAGGCATGGCAAGACGAAGTAGAGACTGGAACGAGGGGCTGGCCGAGGACCTTCAGGATCCGGAATTTGCGCGACAGTTTCTGACGTCTGCGGTCGAGGAGGGCGTCCCGTTGAAGATTGCGCTCGCGAAGGTCATTCGTGCGACCGGCGTGAAGGAATTCTCAGAAACTGTCGGGATGCCCAGCCCAAATGTACTGCGCGCGATCAACCCCAAGCACAATCCAACACAGGAGACGCTTGAGCGCCTCCTGAAGCCCTTCGGCCTCCGAATCGGATTGGCGCAGATCAAGACGCGCCGGAAAGGCCGCGCGGCGTAGCGCTTCCCCGCACTGGCTACGAGACACGTTCGCCCGCGAGCAACAGAGTGCGAGGCGCCGCAGAGGTGGGCGAGTGCCGATGCATGTTGACCCTGAGAGCGCGCGTACGAAACGGACGCTTGCGGCTGGACGAGCCGTATGAGGCGCCTGAAGGTACCGAGGTCGACCTGGCGGTCATCGATGACGGGGACGAACTCGACGATGAAACGCGCGCCCGGCTGCATGCGGCGCTGACGCGTGGGCACGAACAGATGGCGCGCCGCGAGGTCGTGCCCGCAGACGAGGTGTTGTCGAAGCTCGGCACGCGCGGATGAGTCGGTATCGGGTCGAGTTCGCGAGGGACGCCCAGGAGCAGGCCGACGCAATTCAGCAGGGGTGGTTGAAAAACGGCCCGCTGCGCCGGACATGTTCAAAGAAGAGCTTCGCGCCGCCGTGCGATTGCTGGAGGATTGGCCCGAACTCGGAACGGAGTCCAACGCTGCGCCCATGCCTGGCGTCCGGCGCGTCGTGATCGGGGCGTCCCGTTATCACGTGTACTGGGAGGTGGATGCCGTCACCAGAACCGTCACGATCACCGCTGTGTGCTACGGCGGCAGGGACGCAGGGCCACCGCTGTAGCGTGGAAGCGGCTGTTTAACGAGACACACGTTCACCCGCGAACGCCGCGCGTCAAGTCGTCAGTCGGCACGGCGCAACGCACGCGGGAGAGTGCGGAAGACAGAGTGGTCGCCCGCGGCCGCAGAACGGACGGTGAAGTCGGCGGGCCGGCGTTCGGCGGGTGCAACGTGAGTTAGACAGCGGTCGGGACTACGCAGCGGACTTGAGGTTTTCCCGGATGATCCTCGGGTGGCGGGCGGCGATGCGCAGCAACGCGATCGCTGGGCCTTCAGGTTGCCGTCGGCCCTGCTCCCAGTTGCGAAGCGTATGAACGCTGATGCCAACAGCACGCGCGAATTGCGACTGGCTCAGCCCCACGAACTTGCGTAATGCGACCACGTCATCTCCAGACTCGAACAAGCCGGCAATCAGACGTCGGCGAACGCGAGCTGGAATGGCGCGTGCGAAGTCCCGTTCGGTGAGCTCGGGGATGTCAGTCATGGGTGCCTTTCAGAGAAGAGCGGCACAAAGAGCGTTCCCGTTTGGACGCCCATCGGGCGCTGATGATGCGAACGATGTCCTCGTCTTCCTCCGTGTGGACGACGAGCACCAAGCCGCGTTTGATCGGACCGATCGCCGTGAACCGATCCTCGTCGTCGGAGTGCGCCTCGTCGAAGATCACGAGGTACTCGACGCCCGACGCGAAGAGTTCGGCGGCCTCTTTGAAGGAGACGCCGTGCTTCTTTTGATTGGCTGCGTCCTTCGAAGGGTCTCACGTGACCTCCACCGAGCCAGAGTAAGCCAATGGCTTAGTCAGTCAAGGGCTGACGCTCGCAGTCCACGCATCGAGCGTGAACACGTGGAAGGCTTTCCTCCGGCTGTATAACGAGACACGCTCGCACCGGGCGCCGTCAGTGACCGAGAGCCCGGCGCAGGCGTCGGTCGTGGTGCGTTCGGGGCCCTTCGGCTCTCCCGCCCCGTTCTGGCACGCAGAAATGGCGAGCCCGAACACGAGCCAGCATGCGAGCCGTGAGCTTTGGCGCTTATCGCACGAATTGCGTCTGGCCATACGGCGCCCCTCAGGGCGTGCCCTGGATCACCACGTCGTCGATGGCCCAGAGCACCGGCGTCGTCGGGCTGACGTGGTCGGCATACCAGCGCGCCCTGAACTTCTTGTTCGCCGGGAATGCGCCCTGCGGGATCACGAATGTACCGACCGCCGGCTGCGACGTGTCCGTGTGCATGAAGTCGTAGAGGGCCTGGTCCTCCCACCCCATGACCAGGTCGAGGTCATCCACGATCCCGAAAAAGGGCATGATCCCCCCGCCGCCATCGGAGCTGGAGCCGCTCAGCACCTGTCGGAACGACACGGTCACCTTGCTGCAACCGGAAGCGTCGAGCCATGGGGACACGAAGCCCGCGGTCAACCCGACCGTGGCGACGCCCGCGCTCTGGAAGCGAACGTGGCCCGCGCCCGACCCGATGGCACCCAAGTCCCAGACGATCTTGAAGTCCGAGGTCTGAGTGGGAGGCAGGGGTGAGCCAAAGGCTCCCCACGCCGTTCCGGTGAACGGGGAGCTGTCGAAGCTCTCACTGAGAGAAAGCGCGCAAGTCCCACCGCCGCTCCCTCCGCTGGACGTTCCGCCGCTGCCGCCCGAGCCGGTCAAGCCGCCGGTGCCGCCGCTCCC
This sequence is a window from Myxococcales bacterium. Protein-coding genes within it:
- a CDS encoding GNAT family N-acetyltransferase, coding for MPLDDPHIRRARPDDAPGLAAAQRTIASVPGLLAARPDEIDADGLRELILQLNDGGRGNYLVAEHAGEVVGHACLEPLSLAATSHVVRLSIAVHDGHQRRGVGRALMHELLRWARSNPDVEKVELQVRSSNNRALALYRALGFVEEGRKTRRLKLGPNAYLDDVYMALWVGP
- a CDS encoding glutathione S-transferase N-terminal domain-containing protein yields the protein MKLVSFPTSPFARKVRIAAIEVGVADRLEIVDANPLADDGVVAGHNPLGKIPALVLDDRTLVDSPLICAYLDSLHDGPKLHPDGDWRALQLQALGDGMMDATVLRRLEMLRPESLRSAHWIARYEAAVQRTLSELTTHVGALRDSVTIGSISVGCALWYLDRRYAELNWRDREPDLAAWFEVWSARPAATATAPPPGHPGATEALRNAGDTPR
- a CDS encoding type II toxin-antitoxin system RelE/ParE family toxin; the protein is MAVRARVQARILRFETGNLGDHKEVGGGVWEARLDFGPGYRLYFGRSGREVVLLLLGGDKKSQNRDIKRARELWRKYAMELRHGKTK
- a CDS encoding helix-turn-helix domain-containing protein — encoded protein: MTDIPELTERDFARAIPARVRRRLIAGLFESGDDVVALRKFVGLSQSQFARAVGISVHTLRNWEQGRRQPEGPAIALLRIAARHPRIIRENLKSAA